CCGAAGTCTTCGCACTGCCGTAAATGTCTTTGGCACTTTCGTAGAAGGCCCACGAGTAGCGACTGTTGCGAGCGAAGTTGACCTCGGGCACGCCGCTGGACGTCCCTTCGGGGTTATAGCTGCCACCGGGAAAGTCAGTGGCCGGATCGAGCGCCATGATCGTATTCACTTCGGTCAGCACTTCGCCCATCTCGGCACCGATGTACGCGCCCCAGCTATGACCGACCACGTTGATTTCATCCGCGGTGATGCCGTAGCCCACCAGCACGCTCGCGGCCCAAGCAGCGACGGGCTTGATAAAGTTTTCGCCACTGCCGCCAATCAGACCGCTGGCTGCGGCCGCCGTCCAATCGAGGACAAGGACCTGATCGTCGGTGTATTCCGCCTCAATCGCAGCGGCAATTTGCGCGACGCCCGTCGTGGCGGGACTGCTGTTGCGGCCGTGAATCACAATCCAGGTATTGCGATCGTTGTACAACTCGGCGCTGGGGTTGAGGGGGCGAAGGGCCACAGCCTTGGTCGTGCTGCTGTACTTCACCGTGCCGGTCAGTGAATTAACAAACAGCGTGCTGGCGGTAGCATCGCCGAGCGTGTTGTTCGTTTCAATGTTCTCGCGAATCCGATTGAGCGGATCGACGACGACGCCAATCGTGTAATTGCCGGCGGCGAGATTCGCGGGAATGGTGAGCGTCTGAACCCACTGCGAATCTCTGGCGGCCGCAATCGTGCTGCGCGTGACCGACGCCAAGAGCAGATCGGTGCGCGTAATCGTCGCATCGGTGCTGAGGCGAAATTCAACGACGTAGCTCCCCGAGGAAACGTTTCCCCGATTGTCGATATCGACGTTGACCTGCACCGTGGAACCAACCGCCACACGGTCAACCATGTTGACGAGTGCCGGCACCAGATCGGCAGCAGGGGTCCACCGTTCTTCCAGTTGTTCGCACCCTAAGC
Above is a window of Anatilimnocola aggregata DNA encoding:
- a CDS encoding CARDB domain-containing protein — translated: MWIFSQKKRSSQRQPEQRRRRVRLGCEQLEERWTPAADLVPALVNMVDRVAVGSTVQVNVDIDNRGNVSSGSYVVEFRLSTDATITRTDLLLASVTRSTIAAARDSQWVQTLTIPANLAAGNYTIGVVVDPLNRIRENIETNNTLGDATASTLFVNSLTGTVKYSSTTKAVALRPLNPSAELYNDRNTWIVIHGRNSSPATTGVAQIAAAIEAEYTDDQVLVLDWTAAAASGLIGGSGENFIKPVAAWAASVLVGYGITADEINVVGHSWGAYIGAEMGEVLTEVNTIMALDPATDFPGGSYNPEGTSSGVPEVNFARNSRYSWAFYESAKDIYGSAKTSATADESFVVRNSDHSKTVQVVADIISRNQATSLLAAQFDLQRLLAAAANPIWVTNQFNINGQRADGQPYEAVLAAASGGVKIQSLTFYNGTSSQVITI